Below is a window of Halomonas sp. Bachu 37 DNA.
CTGCGCTTCCGCACAAGGCGCTGGGCTGGGGAACCACCCTGATGGCCGGCGCCGCCACGACACTTATCTCCAGCCTGGTGGGGGCAAGCGGCCCGGTGGTGGCGGCTTTCGTCAAGCACAGCCAGACTACCCGGCTGGCGCGTGTCGCCACCTTTTCCGCCTGCATGAGCTTCCAGCACCTGACCAAGGCGTTTGTATTCGGCGTCGCCGGGTTTGTCTTTCACGAGTGGCTGGGGCTGATGGTGGCGATGGTACTGGCCGGCCTCGTCGGCACCTGGCTGGGCCTCAAGCTTCTGCGGCGCTTGAGCGAACAGCGCTTCGATGCGCTGTTCAAATGGGTGCTCACGCTGCTGGCTCTGCGCCTGGGGTGGCTGGGTATCGAGCGTCTGGGCTAGGCTTTGTACGAAAACTGCCTGCGCTCGACAATACGGCGTTAAAAATCAACTCAAAATGCTCATTTACACCCGTAAACTCCGCTTTCTCATTGATTTTTGCCTTGTCTAGTCTTCGCTCGCCGACTTTTCGTACAAAGCTAGTCCTCGCAAATAGCGACGTCCTGGTTATAAGGGGAGAAGAGAGGACGCATGCTGTCGGTCAGGTAGCAATCGCTGAACTCACCCTCGCAGGCCAGGGCGTCAAGGTCGGGAATGACGATCTGGTGACGTTCGCGATGTATCAGGTTGTCTTCACCCAACGACGTAAATGTCCTGCTGATGTGTACCGGGCTCAACCCGAGGATATCCGCCAACTGCTCCTGGGAAAGCGGCAGGCGGAACTCCGAAGTGTCGTCTGCGTTAGTCTGGCGCAGACGCAGGAAGGTCTCATGCAGAAAATG
It encodes the following:
- a CDS encoding sulfite exporter TauE/SafE family protein, which gives rise to MSLLAFLQGLSPLEGWLNGALIVLSILTSGMSAAVGIGGGTLLIITMAQVMPAAALIPVHGMVQLGSNVGRATLTWRHVDWALMSAFLPGVVIGALVAAWLMVRLPAGVLELCIAAFVLLSCWGPALPHKALGWGTTLMAGAATTLISSLVGASGPVVAAFVKHSQTTRLARVATFSACMSFQHLTKAFVFGVAGFVFHEWLGLMVAMVLAGLVGTWLGLKLLRRLSEQRFDALFKWVLTLLALRLGWLGIERLG